Proteins found in one Takifugu rubripes chromosome 15, fTakRub1.2, whole genome shotgun sequence genomic segment:
- the LOC101064079 gene encoding olfactory receptor 8, with protein sequence MFLLRTVSNGSIIIHPPGFYVVGFEVFPHIRFYFIFLAFVYVVTVFFNCLLIYVIVSNRCLHTPKFLAVVNLAVIDIVLNSTTIPSMIKTFLLKDNFFPFNICLLQMFVYYSFITLESFALAILAYDRLIAICFPLQQNSINTLRSMSCIVAVTWSYSLGLGAFSTGIMTWLSFCKSVTVRSYFCDYAPTFRLACNDYTLHWALSSTASVVNLVAHFAFILLTYAAILVTLFSMKSVNSRMKALGTCVEHLVLVAIFYIPLFIIFLFGFYVRVIDADQRVLSLSLASCIPPCVNPIIYSLKTREIKIRAVALIRKNKIKVMKF encoded by the coding sequence ATGTTTCTGCTGCGGACCGTCTCAAACGGCTCCATCATCATTCACCCTCCAGGCTTCTACGTCGTTGGATTCGAGGTGTTTCCCCACATCCGCTTCTACTTCATCTTCCTGGCGTTTGTCTATGTGGTCACGGTGTTCTTCAACTGTTTGCTGATCTACGTAATCGTCTCTAATCGTTGTTTACACACTCCCAAGTTTTTGGCCGTGGTCAACCTGGCTGTCATCGACATTGTCCTGAATTCCACCACCATCCCCAGCATGATCAAGACATTTCTCCTGAAGGACAACTTTTTCCCCTTCAACATCTGCCTCTTGCAGATGTTCGTCTATTACTCCTTTATCACTTTAGAGTCTTTTGCGCTGGCGATCCTGGCCTACGACAGGCTGATCGCAATAtgcttccctctgcagcagaactccATCAACACCCTGCGGAGCATGTCCTGCATTGTGGCCGTGACCTGGTCTTACTCACTGGGCCTCGGAGCGTTCTCAACAGGTATAATGACATGGCTGTCTTTTTGCAAGTCCGTCACAGTGCGCAGCTACTTCTGTGACTATGCGCCGACGTTTCGACTCGCCTGCAACGACTACACGCTGCACTGGGCCCTGTCGTCGACCGCATCCGTCGTGAATCTCGTTGCGCATTTTGCTTTTATCCTGCTGACCTACGCCGCTATCCTGGTCACCCTGTTCTCGATGAAGTCGGTCAACAGCAGGATGAAAGCTCTCGGTACCTGCGTGGAACATCTTGTCCTGGTTGCTATATTTTATATCCCATTGTTCATTATTTTCCTCTTCGGCTTTTACGTGCGGGTGATCGACGCCGATCAGCGCGTCTTGAGTCTGTCTCTGGCCTCCTGCATCCCCCCCTGCGTCAACCCCATAATTTACTCTCTGAAAACCAGGGAGATTAAAATCAGAGCCGTGGCCCtgattagaaaaaacaaaattaaggtGATGAAGTTTTAA
- the LOC115252810 gene encoding olfactory receptor 1496-like has translation MSLLRTVSNGSIIIHPPGFYVVGFETFPHIRFYFIFLAFVYVVTVFFNCLLIYVIVSNRCLHTPKFLAVVNLAVIDIVLNSTTIPSMIKTFLLKDNFFPFNICLLQMFVYYSSISLESFALAILAYDRLIAICFPLQQNSINTLRSMSCIVAVTWSYSLGLGAFSTGIMTRLSFCKSVTVRSYFCDYAPTFRLACNDYTLHWALSSTASVVNLVVPFTFIILTYAAILVTLFLMKSVNSRMKALSTCVEHLVLVAIFYIPLFTIFILGFYVRVIDADQRVLSLSLASCIPPCVNPIIYSLKTREIKIRAVALIRKNKIKVMKF, from the coding sequence ATGTCTCTGCTGCGGACCGTCTCAAACGGCTCCATCATCATTCACCCTCCAGGCTTCTACGTCGTTGGATTCGAGACGTTTCCCCACATCCGCTTCTACTTCATCTTCCTGGCGTTTGTCTATGTGGTCACGGTGTTCTTCAACTGTTTGCTGATCTACGTAATCGTCTCTAATCGTTGTTTACACACTCCCAAGTTTTTGGCCGTGGTCAACCTGGCTGTCATCGACATTGTCCTGAATTCCACCACCATCCCCAGCATGATCAAGACATTTCTCCTGAAGGACAACTTTTTCCCCTTCAACATCTGCCTCTTGCAGATGTTCGTCTATTACTCCTCTATCAGCTTAGAGTCTTTTGCGCTGGCGATCCTGGCCTACGACAGGCTGATCGCAATAtgcttccctctgcagcagaactccATCAACACCCTGCGGAGCATGTCCTGCATTGTGGCCGTGACCTGGTCTTACTCACTGGGCCTCGGAGCGTTCTCAACAGGTATAATGACACGGCTGTCTTTTTGCAAGTCCGTCACAGTGCGCAGCTACTTCTGTGACTATGCGCCGACGTTTCGACTCGCCTGCAACGACTACACGCTGCACTGGGCCCTGTCGTCGACCGCATCCGTCGTGAATCTCGTTGTGCCTTTTACTTTTATCATACTGACCTACGCCGCTATCCTGGTCACCCTGTTCTTGATGAAGTCGGTCAACAGCAGGATGAAAGCTCTCAGTACCTGCGTGGAGCATCTTGTCCTGGTTGCTATATTTTATATCCCATTGTTCACCATTTTCATCCTCGGCTTTTACGTGCGGGTGATCGACGCCGATCAGCGCGTCTTGAGTCTGTCTCTGGCCTCCTGCATCCCCCCCTGCGTCAACCCCATAATTTACTCTCTGAAAACCAGGGAGATTAAGATCAGAGCCGTGGCCCtgattagaaaaaacaaaattaaggtGATGAAATTTTAA
- the LOC101072974 gene encoding olfactory receptor 24 has protein sequence MFLLRTVSNGSIIIHPPGFYVVGFEVFPHIRFYFIFLAFVYVVTVFFNCLLIYVIVSNRCLHTPKFLAVVNLAVIDIVLNSTAIPSMIKTFLLKDNFFPFNICLLQMFVYYSFIILESYALAILAYDRLIAICFPLQQNSINTLRSMSCIVAVTWSYSLGLVAFSTGIMTRLSFCKSVTVRSYFCDYAPTFRLACNDYTLHWAVSSTASVVNLVVPFTFILLTYAAILVTLFLMKSVNSRMKALGTCVEHLVLVAIFYIPLFTIFFFGFYVRLIDADQRVLSLSLASCIPPCVNPIVYSLKTREIKIRAVALIRKSKIKGTKF, from the coding sequence ATGTTTCTGCTGCGGACCGTCTCAAACGGCTCCATCATCATTCACCCTCCAGGCTTCTACGTCGTTGGATTCGAGGTGTTTCCCCACATCCGCTTCTACTTCATCTTCCTGGCGTTTGTCTATGTGGTCACGGTGTTCTTCAACTGTTTGCTGATCTACGTGATCGTCTCTAATCGTTGTTTACACACTCCCAAGTTTTTGGCCGTGGTCAACCTGGCTGTCATCGACATTGTCCTGAACTCCACCGCCATCCCCAGCATGATCAAGACATTTCTCCTGAAGGACAACTTTTTCCCCTTCAACATCTGCCTCTTGCAGATGTTCGTCTATTACTCCTTTATCATTTTAGAGTCTTATGCGCTGGCGATCCTGGCCTACGACAGGCTGATCGCAATAtgcttccctctgcagcagaactccATCAACACCCTGCGGAGCATGTCCTGCATTGTGGCCGTGACCTGGTCTTACTCACTGGGCCTCGTAGCGTTCTCAACAGGTATAATGACACGGCTGTCTTTTTGCAAGTCCGTCACAGTGCGCAGCTACTTCTGTGACTATGCGCCGACGTTTCGACTCGCCTGCAACGACTACACGCTGCACTGGGCCGTGTCGTCGACCGCATCCGTCGTGAATCTCGTTGTGCCTTTTACTTTTATCCTGCTGACCTACGCCGCTATCCTGGTCACCCTGTTCTTGATGAAGTCGGTCAACAGCAGGATGAAAGCTCTCGGTACCTGCGTGGAGCATCTTGTCCTGGTTGCTATATTTTATATCCCATTGTTCACTATTTTCTTCTTCGGCTTTTACGTGCGGCTGATCGACGCCGATCAGCGCGTCTTGAGTCTGTCTCTGGCCTCCTGCATCCCCCCCTGCGTCAACCCCATAGTTTACTCTCTGAAAACCAGGGAGATTAAGATCAGAGCCGTGGCCCTGATTAGAAAAAGCAAAATTAAGGGGACGAAATTTTAA
- the LOC115252740 gene encoding olfactory receptor 8-like: protein MFLLRTVSNGSIIIHPPGFYVVGFEVFPHIRFYFIFLAFVYVVTVFFNCLLIYVIVSNRCLHTPKFLAVVNLAVIDIVMNSTTIPSMIKTFLLKDNFFPFNICLLQMFVYYSFITLESYALAILAYDRLIAICFPLQQNSINTLRSMSCIVAVTWSYSLGLVAFSTGIMTRLSFCKSVTVRSYFCDYAPTFRLACNDYTLHWAVASSGTVVNLVVPFAFILLTYAAILVTLFLMKSVNSRMKALSTCVEHVILVAIFYIPLFTIFLLGFYVRVIEADQRVLSLSLASCIPPCVNPIVYSLKTREIKIRAVALIRKNKIKVIKF from the coding sequence ATGTTTCTGCTGCGGACCGTCTCAAACGGCTCCATCATCATTCACCCTCCAGGCTTCTACGTCGTTGGATTCGAGGTGTTTCCCCACATCCGCTTCTACTTCATCTTCCTGGCGTTTGTCTATGTGGTCACGGTGTTCTTCAACTGTTTGCTGATCTACGTGATCGTCTCTAATCGTTGTTTACACACTCCCAAGTTTTTGGCCGTGGTCAACCTGGCTGTCATCGACATTGTCATGAACTCCACCACCATCCCCAGCATGATCAAGACATTTCTCCTGAAGGACAACTTTTTCCCCTTCAACATCTGCCTCTTGCAGATGTTCGTCTATTACTCCTTTATCACTTTAGAGTCTTATGCGCTGGCGATCCTGGCCTACGACAGGCTGATCGCAATAtgcttccctctgcagcagaactccATCAACACCCTGCGGAGCATGTCCTGCATTGTGGCCGTGACCTGGTCTTACTCACTGGGCCTCGTAGCGTTCTCAACAGGTATAATGACACGGCTGTCTTTTTGCAAGTCCGTCACAGTGCGCAGCTACTTCTGTGACTATGCGCCGACGTTTCGACTCGCCTGCAACGACTACACGCTGCACTGGGCCGTGGCGTCGTCCGGAACCGTCGTGAATCTCGTTGTGCCTTTTGCTTTTATCCTGCTGACCTACGCCGCTATCCTGGTCACCCTGTTCTTGATGAAGTCGGTCAACAGCAGGATGAAAGCTCTCAGTACCTGCGTGGAGCATGTTATCCTGGTTGCTATATTTTATATCCCATTGTTCACCATTTTCCTCCTCGGCTTTTACGTGCGGGTGATCGAAGCCGATCAGCGCGTCTTGAGTCTGTCTCTGGCCTCCTGCATCCCCCCCTGCGTCAACCCCATAGTTTACTCTCTGAAAACCAGGGAGATTAAGATCAGAGCCGTGGCCCtgattagaaaaaacaaaattaaggtGATTAAATTTTAA
- the LOC115252649 gene encoding uncharacterized protein isoform X2 codes for MFYEFDICYFKFERSRFGGKHVRAAKPNLNVSRKPSQVPVTASGHEGPGAASAIYPSPDPVPLPKQPHQPSPSLPTVSASPDTFLAPPLPPSVQRPAPAQPVTDHTVNPFQPEHSAALPLLWPKTMPQQDHKWVSSALFRVGSGGKLELRDQLQLWYYPPQPSLVYHQAPTPCRFFAQSLLLWMPYRLWKVRLLCLKPACNGHPLASGGLHRRVRQVLDVDRYYNLVTETLICTKCRTSHLSWSQAILQQLDLEHRSEFRVILTRRYACDIRVIRQLRERGLGNSPSRIILQLKENHSEEWLQRVARYTAQCAAFMDASRLLQPHFQEPPVSVVLPSYKWLLVMYSQDILNRLEDIKAKITSVYGCILKMDSTKTITKKLSGTATGTARWLTSVGNEMGQVLISVLTASEGPALDLMAAGLMDRYQSAGVDPPVALYVDNGCCKEVGETKIKAKFGRWPNLIVRLDIWHFMCRLAVGCTTDAHQLYPTFMARMSACIFEWDATDVAELRRAKRAQLLQEGWPALSDQELDKHITQDELALHCRRRTRGEETSIQLLDQLLTELMTGKENDALGVPLLDTVRMQHIWRIQRRHVRCIQDPPGLALYTETGSTRKGGVVLKTFRCARGSTSLESFHCHLNRFIPGNSVNLLNYQIYLLEGLRRWNQDRAAAAVTSEPSTLRTYAGELVHCVNSNYEKVFGRKLVPGFSPPAKYTGELIGVQYLLRQNNEPLQDMHPDSEETSQLMEDLDVEEPKDPDEGFEDFWEVKQQLRI; via the exons ATGTTTTATGAGTTTGATATATGTTATTTTAAGTTTGAAAGATCAAGGTTTGGTGGAAAACATGTGAGAGCTGCAAAGCCAAACCTGAACGTTTCCAGAAAACCTTCCCAG GTACCAGTGACTGCATCGGGACATGAGGGTCCTGGGGCAGCTTCAGCCATCTACCCATCTCCTGATCCTGTCCCATTGCCAAAGCAGCCTCATCAACCTTCCCCGTCTCTTCCAACTGTTTCCGCATCCCCAGACACCTTCCTTGCTCCCCCATTACCACCATCTGTGCAGCGACCAGCACCTGCTCAGCCTGTGACGGATCATACTGTT AACCCCTTTCAGCCAGagcattctgctgctctcccactgCTGTGGCCAAAGACAATGCCACAGCAGGACCACAAGTGGGTGTCATCAGCTTTGTTCAGGGTTGGTTCAGGTGGAAAGTTGGAGTTGCGTGACCAGCTTCAGCTGTGGTATTACCCTCCACAGCCATCTCTGGTGTACCACCAGGCTCCAACCCCTTGCCGTTTCTTCGCacagtctctgctgctgtggatgcCGTACAGGCTATGGAAGGTACGGCTGCTCTGCTTAAAGCCAGCATGTAATGGGCATCCACTGGCCAGCGGTGGTCTTCACAGGAGAGTGCGCCAGGTCCTTGATGTCGACCGCTATTACAACTTGGTCACAGAGACCCTGATATGCACCAAGTGCAGAACTAGCCACTTGTCATGGAGTCAGGCaattctccagcagctggacctggaaCACCGCTCAGAGTTTAGGGTCATCCTGACACGCAG ataTGCCTGTGACATCAGAGTGATCCGTCAGCTGCGTGAGCGTGGCCTGGGGAACAGTCCATCAAGGATTATTCTCCAGCTAAAGGAGAACCACAGCGAGGAGTGGCTCCAGCGGGTTGCTCGGTACACAGCACAGTGTGCAGCTTTCATGGATGCCTCTAGACTGCTGCAACCACATTTCCAGGAGCCCCCAGTATCAGTGGTGTTACCGAGCTATAAGTGGCTCCTTGTTATGTATAGTCAAGATATCCTGAACAGGCTGGAGGATATTAAGGCTAAGATAACTTCAGTCtatggatgcattttaaaaatggactctACTAAGACG ATCACCAAGAAGCTCAGTGGAACTGCCACGGGCACTGCCCGGTGGCTGACTTCTGTTGGGAACGAAATGGGTCAGGTACTTATTAGTGTCCTAACAGCTAGTGAGGGTCCAGCATTGGATCTTATGGCTGCAGGCCTGATGGACAG GTACCAGAGCGCAGGGGTGGATCCTCCTGTTGCACTTTATGTGGACAACGGCTGCTGTAAAGAGGTGGGCGAGACCAAGATCAAGGCCAAATTTGGGCGGTGGCCAAATTTGATTGTCCGTCTAGACATTTGGCATTTCATGTGTCGTTTGGCAGTGGGATGTACTACTGATGCACATCAGCTGTACCCCACCTTCATGGCACGCATGTCAGCCTGCATATTTGAGTGGGATGCAACAGATGTGGCGGAGCTCAGAAGGGCCAAGAGGGCACAACTGTTGCAGGAGGGCTGGCCCGCTCTCTCTGACCAGGAGTTGgacaaacacatcacacaaGACGAGCTTGCGCTGCACTGCAGGAGACGGACCCGTGGAGAGGAGACATCCATCCAACTCCTTGATCAGCTTCTTACGGAGCTCATGACTGGCAAGGAGAATGATGCACTGGGTGTTCCTCTTCTCGACACTGTTAGGATGCAGCACATCTGGCGCATCCAAAGGCGGCATGTGAGGTGCATCCAGGACCCTCCTGGTTTGGCTTTATACACGGAGACTGGGAGCACTAGAAAGGGAGGAGTGGTATTAAAAACATTCCGTTGTGCCAGGGGTTCCACGTCTCTGGAATCGTTTCACTGCCATTTGAATCGATTCATTCCAG GGAACAGTGTGAACCTGCTGAACTACCAAATCTACCTTTTGGAAGGACTCCGTCGCTGGAATCAAGAccgggccgctgctgctgtcacatctgaACCTTCAACTTTGCGCACGTACGCAGGGGAGTTGGTTCATTGTGTGAACAGCAACTACGAGAAGGTGTTTGGCAGGAAACTTGTTCCAGGGTTTTCACCACCTGCAAAATACACAG GAGAACTCATTGGGGTGCAGTACTTGCTGAGGCAGAATAATGAACCTCTACAAGACATGCACCCCGATTCTGAGGAGACATCCCAGTTGATGGAGGACTTAGATGTTGAGGAGCCAAAAGATCCAGATGAGGGATTTGAGgatttttgggaagtgaagcAACAATTGCGGATCTGA
- the LOC115252649 gene encoding uncharacterized protein isoform X1 — protein MFYEFDICYFKFERSRFGGKHVRAAKPNLNVSRKPSQVPVTASGHEGPGAASAIYPSPDPVPLPKQPHQPSPSLPTVSASPDTFLAPPLPPSVQRPAPAQPVTDHTVVSNPNPFQPEHSAALPLLWPKTMPQQDHKWVSSALFRVGSGGKLELRDQLQLWYYPPQPSLVYHQAPTPCRFFAQSLLLWMPYRLWKVRLLCLKPACNGHPLASGGLHRRVRQVLDVDRYYNLVTETLICTKCRTSHLSWSQAILQQLDLEHRSEFRVILTRRYACDIRVIRQLRERGLGNSPSRIILQLKENHSEEWLQRVARYTAQCAAFMDASRLLQPHFQEPPVSVVLPSYKWLLVMYSQDILNRLEDIKAKITSVYGCILKMDSTKTITKKLSGTATGTARWLTSVGNEMGQVLISVLTASEGPALDLMAAGLMDRYQSAGVDPPVALYVDNGCCKEVGETKIKAKFGRWPNLIVRLDIWHFMCRLAVGCTTDAHQLYPTFMARMSACIFEWDATDVAELRRAKRAQLLQEGWPALSDQELDKHITQDELALHCRRRTRGEETSIQLLDQLLTELMTGKENDALGVPLLDTVRMQHIWRIQRRHVRCIQDPPGLALYTETGSTRKGGVVLKTFRCARGSTSLESFHCHLNRFIPGNSVNLLNYQIYLLEGLRRWNQDRAAAAVTSEPSTLRTYAGELVHCVNSNYEKVFGRKLVPGFSPPAKYTGELIGVQYLLRQNNEPLQDMHPDSEETSQLMEDLDVEEPKDPDEGFEDFWEVKQQLRI, from the exons ATGTTTTATGAGTTTGATATATGTTATTTTAAGTTTGAAAGATCAAGGTTTGGTGGAAAACATGTGAGAGCTGCAAAGCCAAACCTGAACGTTTCCAGAAAACCTTCCCAG GTACCAGTGACTGCATCGGGACATGAGGGTCCTGGGGCAGCTTCAGCCATCTACCCATCTCCTGATCCTGTCCCATTGCCAAAGCAGCCTCATCAACCTTCCCCGTCTCTTCCAACTGTTTCCGCATCCCCAGACACCTTCCTTGCTCCCCCATTACCACCATCTGTGCAGCGACCAGCACCTGCTCAGCCTGTGACGGATCATACTGTTGTGAGCAACCCG AACCCCTTTCAGCCAGagcattctgctgctctcccactgCTGTGGCCAAAGACAATGCCACAGCAGGACCACAAGTGGGTGTCATCAGCTTTGTTCAGGGTTGGTTCAGGTGGAAAGTTGGAGTTGCGTGACCAGCTTCAGCTGTGGTATTACCCTCCACAGCCATCTCTGGTGTACCACCAGGCTCCAACCCCTTGCCGTTTCTTCGCacagtctctgctgctgtggatgcCGTACAGGCTATGGAAGGTACGGCTGCTCTGCTTAAAGCCAGCATGTAATGGGCATCCACTGGCCAGCGGTGGTCTTCACAGGAGAGTGCGCCAGGTCCTTGATGTCGACCGCTATTACAACTTGGTCACAGAGACCCTGATATGCACCAAGTGCAGAACTAGCCACTTGTCATGGAGTCAGGCaattctccagcagctggacctggaaCACCGCTCAGAGTTTAGGGTCATCCTGACACGCAG ataTGCCTGTGACATCAGAGTGATCCGTCAGCTGCGTGAGCGTGGCCTGGGGAACAGTCCATCAAGGATTATTCTCCAGCTAAAGGAGAACCACAGCGAGGAGTGGCTCCAGCGGGTTGCTCGGTACACAGCACAGTGTGCAGCTTTCATGGATGCCTCTAGACTGCTGCAACCACATTTCCAGGAGCCCCCAGTATCAGTGGTGTTACCGAGCTATAAGTGGCTCCTTGTTATGTATAGTCAAGATATCCTGAACAGGCTGGAGGATATTAAGGCTAAGATAACTTCAGTCtatggatgcattttaaaaatggactctACTAAGACG ATCACCAAGAAGCTCAGTGGAACTGCCACGGGCACTGCCCGGTGGCTGACTTCTGTTGGGAACGAAATGGGTCAGGTACTTATTAGTGTCCTAACAGCTAGTGAGGGTCCAGCATTGGATCTTATGGCTGCAGGCCTGATGGACAG GTACCAGAGCGCAGGGGTGGATCCTCCTGTTGCACTTTATGTGGACAACGGCTGCTGTAAAGAGGTGGGCGAGACCAAGATCAAGGCCAAATTTGGGCGGTGGCCAAATTTGATTGTCCGTCTAGACATTTGGCATTTCATGTGTCGTTTGGCAGTGGGATGTACTACTGATGCACATCAGCTGTACCCCACCTTCATGGCACGCATGTCAGCCTGCATATTTGAGTGGGATGCAACAGATGTGGCGGAGCTCAGAAGGGCCAAGAGGGCACAACTGTTGCAGGAGGGCTGGCCCGCTCTCTCTGACCAGGAGTTGgacaaacacatcacacaaGACGAGCTTGCGCTGCACTGCAGGAGACGGACCCGTGGAGAGGAGACATCCATCCAACTCCTTGATCAGCTTCTTACGGAGCTCATGACTGGCAAGGAGAATGATGCACTGGGTGTTCCTCTTCTCGACACTGTTAGGATGCAGCACATCTGGCGCATCCAAAGGCGGCATGTGAGGTGCATCCAGGACCCTCCTGGTTTGGCTTTATACACGGAGACTGGGAGCACTAGAAAGGGAGGAGTGGTATTAAAAACATTCCGTTGTGCCAGGGGTTCCACGTCTCTGGAATCGTTTCACTGCCATTTGAATCGATTCATTCCAG GGAACAGTGTGAACCTGCTGAACTACCAAATCTACCTTTTGGAAGGACTCCGTCGCTGGAATCAAGAccgggccgctgctgctgtcacatctgaACCTTCAACTTTGCGCACGTACGCAGGGGAGTTGGTTCATTGTGTGAACAGCAACTACGAGAAGGTGTTTGGCAGGAAACTTGTTCCAGGGTTTTCACCACCTGCAAAATACACAG GAGAACTCATTGGGGTGCAGTACTTGCTGAGGCAGAATAATGAACCTCTACAAGACATGCACCCCGATTCTGAGGAGACATCCCAGTTGATGGAGGACTTAGATGTTGAGGAGCCAAAAGATCCAGATGAGGGATTTGAGgatttttgggaagtgaagcAACAATTGCGGATCTGA